The Microcoleus sp. FACHB-831 genomic interval TCCCAGTTTAAAGACTGCGATTCATTGGGAACTCGTTTGTCTGTACTTTCCCACGACCAGCCCCCATATCCTACAATTTTGTTTCAAACTGTACCTTTAATTTTCGGTTTTAGAGGCGCATCCGGGCAGGGATTGCAATTTCCGCAAAATATTTGCGGCCTGGTTTTCCGCTTGTAGGCTTCAAGCTATAACGTTTATCCCCAGCCACACTTACTTCACTGCTGGCATTTTGACATAACTTTAGTTGTCTCCAGTCAATTTTTTGTATTTGTGACAAATTGTAACAGTTTCCGTTAATAGTTGCTTTCTGCGGTGGCCCAAAAACCTGGCGCACGAGGCAAAAGCGGGGAATTTAGGATTAATTGTTTTAGGTTGCCTCGTTACAGGAAGCAGCAGGATACTCCGGAATAGACTTGGGAAAGTTATATATTGCTGCAAGTAGGCTTTAGACCTTGGGAAGGGCTATCATCGTGAATATTCCCTACTAACAGACAATGGCGGAACCGAGTCCTCCCAAACCCAGATTATCTTAAACTCACTGACGAGCGTTGTACGGATATTACTAATCGCCAGCGTTGGTATCCATAATTATTTGCCTTGATTCTCACATTTCCCTTATTAGGGACACCCCTACAAGGGAGAGTGTACAGATCCGGGGGGGGAAGTCAACCTAGCTTTAGGGCTGTCGCCTTATGGCGGCAGCGATCGCTCCCTTTTTTCCGGACGTTGTGCAATTCTGCCTCATGTTTTTGGGAACACTTTGTTAAGAGAGATATATTCGCACGATATGACTCATTCCTCATCACAACGACGCGCGCTAACCGTCCGCAATGATTTTTCGCCGTTCGGTAACAAGCTAATTCAGGCTGGCTATGTTAACACCGAGGATATGCAAAAGGCGCTGGTTGAAAGTCGCAAGACAGGCACGCCGCTGATAGACATCCTCGAAACCATCACGGGTAAGCAACTATCACCAGATTTGCTGCGCCTGTATAAAAAACAGCAACTCTTTGAACTAAAGATTCTTTACGGCGTTGAATCCCTAGATCCGGAAATCAGCCAAATTCCTGCTTCTCAAATTGCACAACTGATCGAGACGCTGATACCGATCGATATTTGTCGTCGCTATCGGCTAGTACCGTTATCGCAGAATGAAACCCAGCCGCCCTCGGTTCTGGTGGCGATGGTAGAGCCGGATAATTTAAACGCTAAGGATGATTTAGATCGGATTCTGCGCCCGCAAGGAATCGCCTTACAACGGATGGTTATTGCTAGGGAAGACTACGACCAGCTAATTAGCCAATACCTCGATGAACAAGCTAAGAAAGAGAAAGCCCAAGCGGTAGCAAGTCGGGTTGATATCAACGAAGATTTAGATATTATTGCGAATTTGGACGATGCTCCTCCTGAACAAGAGGAGGATTTGGGTGAAGCGGGTGCCAAGGACGCACCTGTGATCAACCTAGTCAATAAAATTCTGGCTAAAGCCCTGCAAGAGGGTGTTTCTGACATCCACATAGAACCACAAGAAGAATACTTGCGGATTCGCTTTCGCAAAGATGGTGTGCTGCAACAGGCTTTCGATACACTCCCTAAAAAAATCGTCCCATCAGTTTGTGCCCGCTTCAAGATTATTGCGGAGCTGGACATTGCCGAACGACGGATGCCCCAAGATGGTCGTATCCGCCGGATATTTGAAGGACGTAAGGTAGACTTCCGAGTTAACACTTTGCCTTCCCGTTACGGCGAGAAGATTGTGCTGCGGATCTTAGATAACTCTTCCACCCAACTGGGTTTGGATAAGTTGATTACCGATCAAGATACGCTCCAGAGCGTTCGAGATATGGCTGCCCGTCCCTTTGGCCTGATTTTGGTGACAGGGCCAACCGGATCGGGTAAATCGACAACCTTATACTCAGTCTTGGCAGAACGTAACGATCCAGGGGTGAATATTAGTACGGCGGAAGACCCGATTGAGTACGCGCTGCCTGGGATTACGCAGGTGCAGGTGATTCGAGAAAAGGGGATGGACTTTTCCTCGATTTTGCGGGCGTTCATGAGGCAAGATCCGGATGTGATTCTGGTGGGTGAGACCCGGGACAAAGAAACGGCAAAAACGGCTATTGAAGCGGCGTTAACAGGACACTTGGTGATGACAACGCTGCATACCAATGATGCGGCGGGTGCGATCGCTCGACTAGACGAAATGGGTGTTGAACCCTTCATGGTTTCTGGCGCCCTTCTTGGAGTTCTAGCCCAGCGCCTAATGCGGCGCGTTTGCTCTGAGTGCCGCATTGATTATGCGCCCAACCAAGCTGAACTGGCACGATTTGGTCTATCGACTTCCCAAGATGGTGATGTCACGTTCTATAAAGCCAACAGCCTGCGACCGGATGAAATTCAGGAACGCAGAGCTAGCAATACTTTGTGCCCAAAATGTAATGGTGTAGGCTATAAGGGCCGTGTCGGCGTATATGAAGTCATGCGGATCACCGAACGGCTGCAAACCTTAATCAACGAAGGTGCCCCCACTACCCTAATCAAGGAAGCAGCCATAGAAGAAGGCATGAAGACTTTGTTGGCTTACAGCTTAGATTTAGTACGCGAGGGCTACACCACACTAGAAGAAGTAGAACGGGTGACGTTCACCGATACAGGTCTAGAAGACGAACTCAAAGCTAAACGCAAGAGTTCTCTTACGTGTCGGTGTTGCGGTGCGGACGCCAAGCAGGAGTGGTTAGACTGTCCATACTGTTTGACTCCTCGTTTTCAAGACTAAAAAAGTTTTGAGTTTCTAATGCCGTCCCTTTACCGCATCTTGAATTTTGAATCAAAAAACCTGTTAATTCAAAATTCAAAATGCTCCTAACACCTCAATCGCGATCGCTATACTCAAAAAAATAATCTTTAAAGGAGAAAAAAGATGGATTTGATGATCGAAGACATTCTAGAGTCTCTTGTAGAGCAGGGTGGCTCTGACGTACACATTCAGGCGGGAGCGCCGCTATTCTTCCGCGTCAGCGGTAAACTGACTCCTCAGCCCCAATTCGGGGAACTCCTGCCCCCCCAAGAGTGTCAGAAACTCATCTTCAGTATGCTGAACAACAACCAGCGTAAAGACTTGGAGATGAACTGGGAACTCGATTCCTCTTATGCCGTAAAAGGATTGGCTCGCTTCCGCCTTAATGTCTACAAAGAGCGCGGTTGCTATGCCGCTTGTATGAGGGCGTTGTCTTCAAAAATTCCTAACGCCGATCTCTTGGGGCTGCCCAACATTGTGCGGGAAATGACTGAAAGACCAAGAGGGCTGGTGTTAGTTACAGGACAGACAGGTTCTGGCAAAACTACCACGATGGCGGCCATGATGGACTTGATCAACCGGACGCGGGCAGAGCATATTCTAACCGTAGAAGACCCGATTGAATATGTGTTCCCCAACATCAAGAGCTTGTTTCACCAACGTCAAAAAGGTGAGGACACCAAGAGCTTTGCCAATGCGCTAAAAGGGGCGCTCCGCCAAGACCCTGACATTATCCTGGTGGGTGAAATGCGGGACTTGGAGACGATTGCCCTAGCGATATCAGCGGCAGAAACTGGTCACTTGGTGTTCGGCACGTTGCACACTAACTCAGCGGCAGCGACAATAGACCGAGTACTTGATGTGTTCCCCCCGATTCAACAACCACAAATCCGGGCGCAGTTGTCTGGTTCTTTATTGGCTGTTTTCAGCCAGTGCCTGGTGCAAAAGAAAAATGTAAAACCGGGTGAATACGGTCGGGTTATGGCCCAGGAAATCATGGTGGTAACGCCTGCTATTGCTAACTTGATTCGAGAAGGCAAAACCGCGATGATCTACTCTGCTATCCAAACTGGGGTTAAATTGGGTATGCAGACTATGGAGCAGGTGTTAGCAGCCTTTGTCAAAAATGGCAGTATTAGCTTTGAGGCGGCAATAGCCAAGACTGCTAGGCCCGATGAGCTACAGCGTCTCCTTGGTGGCGTTGCCATGCCTGCAAAAGCAGGTGGGGGCCATTAGGCGAGATCAGGTTCAAGCAAAACGCCAGCCTTCACAGGCAGTTTTGGGGATATAACGCTAGCAAAATTTATAGTCGGTGGGAGTAGCCGCCCACTGACTTGGCCTGTATAGCCGATGGCTGCGAAAGTTTGGCTAGTGCTGTGTTTTCTCACAGTGCAATGCCCCTAATAAATAAGAGCCGACTTTCCGTACTCGTTTCCCTTTTATAAATATAGATGTGAGCCATGCCTACCTTCATTGCCCAGGTTAAGGATTCTAGAGGAAAAGCTAAAAAAGAAAAAATTGTTGCGGACAATGTCGGTGCCGCCAGTAGAGCTTTGCGCGAAAAGGGTCTTGATGTTAAAAACATTTCTCTAGCTCCGGGTTTTGATATTACTAAATTCTTTGATCCAGCAAGTATGGCAAAGGTGACGGTCAAAGATAAGGCCGTATTTTCTCGCCAATTTGCAGCTATGGTCAACGCTGGTGTGGCTATAGTTAGGTGCCTCGGCGTGTTATCTGAGCAGTGCCCCAATCCCAAACTAAAAAAGGCACTCCTGGCAATTAGTGCCGAGGTGCAAGAGGGAACGAACATTTCTGAAGCAATGCGGAAGCATCCAGAGTGCTTTGATAATCTATATGTCAGCATGGTGCAGGCCGGAGAGGTCGGTGGTGTTCTCGATGAGGTGCTGAACCGATTAGCCAAGGTTCTAGAGGATATGGCGCGGCTGCAAAACCAAGTTAAAGGAGCTATGGCCTACCCTACAGCGGTTGGGATACTGGCCATCATAGTCTTTATCGCTATGACGGTGTTTCTGATACCGATTTTTGCTGGCATTTTCAAAGATCTAGGGGGAGAATTGCCAGCTCTGACCCAGTTCATGCTTTTTTGTAGCGAAGTACTTAGAAGTTGGAGAATTATTATTCCCATTGCGTTTGTATTAATAGCCAATTTTACCTTCAAGCAGTATTACAAAACACCAGCAGGTCGCCTTCAAATAGATGGCCTTGCTTTGAAAATGCCCGTGCTTGGCGACTTGAATGAAAAATCAGCAGTAGCTCGCTTTTCCCGAACTTTTGGAACGTTGACTCGTTCTGGCGTACCGATACTCACGTCGTTGGAAATTGTTGCGGATACAGCAGGCAACCAAGTGATTAAAAATGCGGTGATATCAGCGCAGAAAGAAATTCAAAATGGTGGAATGATGAGTTTAGCCATTCAAAAAGAGAATGTTTTCCCCCCGCTAGCGATTCAGATGATTGCTATTGGGGAAGAGACAGGCCAGATAGATTCGATGCTTATGAAAGTTGCTGACTTCTATGAAGATGAAGTGGAACAGGCTGTAAAAGCGCTCACAAGTGTTCTCGAACCGATCATGATGGTCATATTAGCAGGTATGGTGGCCGTTATTTTGCTGTCGATGTATCTGCCGATGTTCGCAGTTTTTGACAAGCTAGGTTAAGTTTTGGACTTTGCGGAGGCCGGAATTTATCCGCCTCCGATAATTTTCGATAAAATCTAAAATCTAACTAAAATAAAAATAAAAATATGCCTGTTAAAAAATCTGATTACGAAGTGTTGCTGGCAGAGTATAGCAACCACCAGGCCGCGATCGCTCTCCTAAAGCAACACCGACCCTACATGGAGATGATTCCCAGTATGCGTCGGCCTGAAGAAAGCGTGATCGCCATCCCCTTACCCGTCGTGCGCCTTCGCAATGGCGAGACTAAAGCCACCAGCAGCGCCAGCGGTTCCGTATACCCTAACGCGATCGCTCAGGGGTCAGAAGCTAATTGTCTACCCTGCGATATCGCTATTTTGATGTGCGATCCCGAATGGAAAATTAAAATGGGAGTGGAAATTTTGGTCTTTATCCATCGTCCCCAAGAAGACTTTTCTGACCTGCTCATGCGTTGGCGGCATACGCAGGTATTACTGGAAAAAGACTACGAATGGCTGATGCCTCACCGCTATCAACACATTCTCAGTGAAGGTTCTGAGAAAATCTATCCCTTGTTCGTTGTGTTTGACGAAACGCCGGATCGCATTAAGCGCGGCTTGCTCGGAGCATGTCTTCCATTGGTCATCCAAACCCCAGTGGAAATAGTTGAAGAAGAGGAGCAAGAGAGTTTATCGATGCCTGAAGGATGAAGGGTAAACTCTCTTACCTCTCGCACCAATTTAAGATAACCGGGGTGCTGCTGTAAATTTATCGTGCTGATAAATTTATGCCATAAAACCGATAGTAGATTTTAAAAATTTTACATAGCCTCAGTGCCCAAATTTTCCTAGTGAGAAAATTGGTTCCTTCAGTCAAATTTACCTCGTAACACCAATACATCAGCTTAACTTTTGAAGGTGGGCAGCACCCACCTTCAAACTACTTTTTACTTAACAAACTGGGGCATAACTTCTGCTGCGGTAAATAAACCGTAGATGCCACGTCGGTGCAAGGCTAAGCCAGCTTTGAGGTAGCCGAAAGCAGGGCCGCAGACATTTGCTGCCATGCTGGTTTCATCACCGAGAGTAAAAGTATGAGTGGATATCTTACCCTCAAAAGTGCGGCCTGTTACCTGAACGTTTGTACTGAGTGGTTTTTTAGGATTGCGCGTATCTACCACGCCGCCGACACTCACCCTAGAGCGATCGCATATACCCGCAAGCTCTAGCATTACATCATCAGCATGTTCCATATTCTCCAGCGTCAGAATACCATTAGTCTCATCCAGCAAAGCTTCTATCTCAGCATCACTCATAGCACTGGCTTGTTCTACGCTATATCCCGGAAGATGGGCAATATCCTCCCGGATAGTAGCCCTGTAAGCTTCCCAATTTGCAATTCCAACCCCAAAAGTAATCTTGACACTGTGAATTTCTGCGTAGCTCTGGGCAGCTAAAGCCGCAGCCGCCGTCAGTAATCCAGGCGTAGCACCGCAGCCCGTCATATAAGTAATTCCTGCGGCTTGCAACTCCGGCAGCAACCCGAGCAATTGCTCAACCGCACTGGTACGCTTCATGGCATCCACCAACACCCCCCGCCAACCAGCTGCAATAAACTGCCGCGCTACGGAAGCCATAAACGTATTAGGCAAATTTGGTAGCGCTAGGAAATATCCATCAACTGCATCGGCTCGTTCAATTAAATCCTGGATACTCTGGTTGCTAAGAGTGCCGCATGGCTCTAAATAACCTACTGAACCATGAGATTGGTAAGTAGCACTACAGGCGGAGTGATTTAATCCTTCCGAGTTGTACGCATATCCCTTTTGGTCAGCGATCGCCACCAAAACCATCTCGTGCTTGGGAGCGAGTACTCTAGCCGCAGCTTGCCCTAGCCCACCAAAACCAAGGACACCCACTCTAGAGGGAACTTTGATTGAACCTGAACCCTGCTCAGTCATAAGGTATTACTCAAATTAAACAAAATTTAATTATCCCCGGTAGATGACCCAGCCCGGTCATTCAAAATATAAGTAACAGCGGGGATCAATACCCCGATAGGTCTAAAGGCGCCAGACTATAAATAAATCCTCTACCTTGACGCAGATGTAAAGTTAAGCGACACTGACAAATAATCAATGTTAACACTTGCCCGATTACTAAGTTTTGTTACGTTTTGACTCGATGTGATGCAATAGATAAAAATTGATATTTATTGAAACACGAGCCAGTAACTCCTTAGAGAGAGGTTTTATATAACGGCAGCATCAGCAGCGTGCGTGTTGCTGAGCCAAACTTGAGGAATCCCTAACTCATGAGCATGGAAACATTAGAGTTTGTCATTTATCCAGATGGTCGGGTGCAGGAGAAAGTGACTGGCATAGTCGGTACATCCTGCGCTGAAGTAACTGCTGCCATTGAAGCCCAGCTTGGTGTGGTTCTCACTACCGAGCAAACTTCTGAATTTTTTGCTCAACCAGTTCAGCAAACGGCGGCGGCGACAGCCCAAGCAACGTTTAGCGAGTGGTAATTTTTTTTAGTTCAACCATATTTATTTGAGAAAATCCCCATGTCACACTTTAGCCACATTAAAACTCAAATCCGTAACCTTAATTCCTTGCAAGCTGCTTTAACAGATTTAGGTATTGATTGGAAATCTGGTGCCAAAACCGTGCGGGGCTATCGCGGTCAGACCCGCACTGCCGAACTTACCATTGAGCAAGATAATGGTTATGACATCGGCTTTAGTTGGAATGGCGAGGAATACGAACTGGTTAGCGATATGCAGTTTTGGCAGCAAGCTTGGTCTGTGGATCGTTTCCTTAACAAGGTGACGCAGCGCTATGCTTACCACACAGTATTAAACGAAACTTCCCGTCAGGGTTTTCAAGTTGCCGAACAGCAAAAGAATGAGGATGGTTCAATTCGCCTAGTGCTGCAACGCTGGAGTGCCTAATGTCTGAATTTTCGCCAACACCGGATCGTTCCGGTCTAGAACCAGAGTTAGGTGGTATTTGGCGAGATGCTCCAGAACGTTCGGGCTTTGAACCGGAGTTGGGTGGTGCGCTAAGGCAGAAAGGTGTCTATGTTGATGAAGTCACCTGTATTGGCTGCAAGCACTGCGCCCATGTTGCCCGCAACACGTTCTATATTGAACCGGATTACGGGCGATCGCGTGTAGTTCGGCAAGATGGTGACTCGGAAGATATCATTCAAGAAGCGATTGATACCTGTCCGGTCGATTGCATCCACTGGGTCGATTACACAGAAGTGAAAAAGCTCGAAGAAGAACGGCAATATCAAGTAATTCCCGTTCCTGGGTATCCAATTGATTATGCAGTTGTTGCTACTCAACGGCGACGCTTAAAGCAGAAAAAACGGGGCAAGCAGATTTGATAATCAACGGTAAATTACCCGCAACCTTCCATGCTGCGGCTAGACAAACAAACCCTCCATTAGCTTTATGCTGTTGGAGGGTTTTATTTTAAGGGATGGTGCTGTGAGAGGATTTGCTCGACTTTAGCCTCATCGATCCTGGCAGTGATTCTTCTCGATTCATGCAGATCCCTTGTGGTTTTTGCCAGAGTAAAAGTAGAGCCAACAGAGAAAGCCAAACCCATGCCCATGAAGCCTTTTATCCAAACATCCGCAGGCAGGTTTAAAATACCAACGGTAGTCATAGAAATAGATAGAATAAAAGCCGCCCAAGTTTGAGCAACCCAAGCGTTGCTGTCTTTTTGATTACCAATTTGATGCATAGTAGCCTCCGGTTCAGCTGTTTTTCTTGATAGTAGGTTGTACACCCACCTAGAAATTGAGCTGGGGAGACAGTTGGGCAAATGGATGGTGCAAGTACTGTGGAGGGAACGAGAAATAGGGGCTTTTAAGAGCGATCGCCCCTCCTTTTTCAGGGTAATTTTACAAATGGCACACTCAGGCTGCTAGTCCTCAAGCCATGCATTACTTTTACTAGCCTGTTTAGGGCGACGCTGGAGTATGCGAGTAAACCACCAAGTACCCCAGCCTACGCAGCAGCCAAACAGCAGGCTGAAGATGATGGATAACAGGAACGGATGAGGAGCGTAGGAACTAGCAGAAGGCGGTTTGATGGAAGGTTTTGCTTGAATGAGGGCATAGCTGCTGGCGAAAATTGCTCCACCACCTACCCCAGCACCTATACTAACGCCTGCGGCCTGGATGGTATTTCTTAGTTGGCGATCGCTTTGTTCTTTAAGCTCCCTTTCTTGTTCTAGCTTTTCTTGCAAATTGAAATTTCCCTGGTGCAATATCTCTTGGATAGTGCCGTTTTGCTTGTCTAAAGTCTGTTGTAATATCTGCTGATAATCTCCTTTGTCTGCACGCAAACATTGCTGAAATATATCTTGTAATTTTGATGTTTGTTCGCGCAAACTATCCTGTAATTGAACTGGAGAACAATCGGGTTTCTCGCTAAGAATTTCTTGAAACTTACGCTCCTGCTCCTCTAAGGTTTCTTGCCACTGACGGTCTGTTGTAGTTTGCTCTATTGCTACTAAATCTCGTATAGAAGCGATCGCTTTATCTAGCAAGGCATTGCCTGCGATAAAATATTCAATCTCGCCTTTAATTTGTTCTTGAAATTGGTAGCAGCTTTTTTGGCTAAAATCTGAAAAAATACTGAGGTTTTCTTCTGGCAAAAGGCTGCTAAGTTGCTCTAATTTTTCGTTATATTTTTGAGCATTACTAGCAATTGTATTGCGCCAGTTGTACAACAAACGCATTAGCGTAGCATAATAGAAGCCCAATTGATTCAGCCGCTTCAATATGATATTGAAATGGGTAAAATCTTCGATTGAACTACTATCCCCAACCAATGGTTGAGAATTATCTATCTCCTGTTCAATCTTTTCATAGGTTTCATTTAATTGCTTATAAACCGCTCTGCTATTCTGAAAAGCTTTGATAACTTTATGGCGGTAGAAGAACAGTTCTAATAATTGTGGGTAGCATTGGCGCAACTTCTTATCTGTTTCTGAATTACGGAAGAACCAGATGAGAATATGAGGCGGATTCGGCAATTGGCTGGTGGAACCGTATTCAAATATGGGGCTGCCAAACAGCAGACTATCGCCATTGAAGTGCGGGCGGTTTGATTCGTTTGGGAGGAAAGTTTTGAGGCAGTTATCAGCAAGATTTTTTAGATATTTTTGGTCTTGCTGCTTGTGTTCTTCTGGTAGCCAAGCGGTAATTAATAATGTTTGACCGAGATAGCGATCGCCACCCTCGATAATTAACCGATTTTCGCGATTAAATTCTCCCAGTAATTCAATGCCTACATTCTCAGTTTTTTTGCCATTTTCATCTTTTCTGGAAAGACGAATATTCAGCCAAAGGCCATAGCTATCATAAAGCCGCAGCGGATAGGCAAAACCCTTAACTTTTAGCGCCGGATTCTCATCTAGACAAACCTTGCTCTCGAAGGGTAGAAAAACCTTATTGTTCTCATCCTTAAGCAATGCTACGCGGTGGTTGGATGATGGCTTGTGTAAATCTAGACGTGGAGTCAGTTGAAGTTTCTCGCGCTCCGCATCGGGTTCCTGTCCAGTATCTACTTTGTCCAAGATTTCATCGCACTTTTGCCAAAGCAGGTTGTCATCATCGCTGTGAGAGCCATTGCGAAGTTGGAAGGCAAATAGGTGAACGTTAGGCGCGTAAAGTTTGGGATTCATGGGGCTGAGGTTCTAGTTGCGAGATGCTAATCCGGTTTCTAGAATCCTCTGTGCTTCAACTAGCCGATCCGGAAGGAAGTGATGAAATTACTTTTTTATGTAGTGTCACCGTCTGGCAAGCATCTACACGCGAGATGAATTGAGCGGCGATCGCTCTTCTGAGTCTTTCAGAAGCTGGCGATCGCTCCCAATTGTGTTGTTAGGCGTTAAGCTTATCTTTTACTGCTTCTTGAAGTTCTACGAAACTCTTTTTTAAAAGCATTTCGTCGCTTCCAGTTTCGCCACCACGCCCGCCTTTTATTTCTCTAAAAGATTGAGCAAAAAGGCTAACGGTATCTTTTAGCTGGCGATTTTGTTTGCCGAGCCAGTCTTTAATTTCTTTGCTTACGATATAGATGTGTTGACCTTCCAAGTTATCTAGAGTTCCATCTAACTTTTCTAAAGTTTCCGCAGGAAATAGGGCAGGTTTGGTCTTGAATACTTGCAGTAAAGCTGGGATGGTTTGGTCAGGTTTCATCGGTAAACTTTGGTAGTGTAGGTAAATAGGATAATTACAAGAATAAACCTATAATTACCGTTACACCAGAATAAATCACTGCCGTATCGAGCTGAATATGGCAGTTATCCATAGAAACTGCAAGACCACAAGAGAATTAAGCAGCGTAATAGAGATTTGGCGAATGCAACTCAGATGTTAGCTATTCATCATAAAAAAGCTAGACAAATTTAGCCTTAATTTGTTAAATAAAATTAGGCTAGATTTGAGATGCGATCGCTCCCTGCTTGCACGGCACTTACTATCCTAATGCCTCGTTTACAGTTAGCTGAACATCAGGAAAAAAGTGCATAAAAAGACTTTGCTCCTGCGGAAAGTTCTGCAATAGCTGTAGTAGGGCTAAGTTATAAAATCCAAAAACTGCTCTGGAACCAGCAGCAACTCTCCCGATTTGAAGCGCTCGATATTTACCCACAAGGCTGTCTTTTTTCGCTCGCCTTCAGCAAAAGTCAAGCTTTCTAGCTGATAAAACTTTTGGTCAACAAAATCGCATTTAAAAATTTGCAGTATTTCGTGACCCTGTTTGCCGTTGAAAACAAAGAGATTTTCCTGACAGCCCAAGTATTTAATGTTGGTTAATTCGGCTTGTATCTCTTCTTGAAATTCGCGTTTCAGAGCTTGTAGACTTGTTTCTCCAAAATCAACGCCGCCGCCCATAGCGCGATAGAATGTTTTTTGTTTTACTGGATCGTAGCCTTGGGAAATGAAGATGCGATCGCCATCTTGAATTATCCCCAATGCCAGCACCCTAATTTCGCCTTGTTTATGCATAATTACAGCTAATTGTCGTAAACAAATTTAGAGCGATTGTTGCTATCTTCAACTGGCCAATCTTCATTTTGGCCGCCAATAATTAAGCGCTCAATGCCGATATATTCTTTTGTGAGTTGTGTCAAAGAGTTTATCAGAATGTCGAGAGCGATCGCATCACTTGTTCCTAAGTCAAACCAGCAACGCCCCCAGGATCCCTCATACTCAAATTCTCCCATATTGTGCATAAGGGAAATCAGGCTTTCAGAAGCTAAATCTTGATCGTATTCCATATAGCTGAGTTCCAGACCTTCTTCCTGAACCTGGAGATTTTCAGCATTAAATCCTCCTAGTTTTCCCAAGAAAAACCAGGAGTTAAAAACTTCTTCAACATACTGCTGTTCCCTCTGGGAAGGAACATTGCCGAACTCCAGCCAAATCCACAAATCAAAAGGATCGAACTCGCGAAACTGTACTTGCATTTTCCTGAATATGGTGTGAACTATAAGCTGGTAGTTCTAAACAAGTAATCCAGGTAAGAGAGAACAGCTTTTTTAAAGTGGAGAGATGGGCAAATCTTCCGGCGATCGCCTGCTTACCCATAACTCCTTCCCGCTTACCTTTATCTAATCTAGCGGTGGCAATTTTGTTGGCCCCCAGCTACCAGCCTCTTGTCTAATTTTATCGCGCAACCCACGACAATCTCTGTTTTTATTATCAATCCGCCTTTGATTCCTGCATCGCTCATAAAAAATTTGTGCGACCATGCTCTTAGGTAGTTGCTCTGGCTTTGCCAAAGCAGCATCGAAATCAGTGTTAGCGTTATTGTAAAGCGATGGATTTTTTTCCTTTTCCCCCTGTGCAACTAGGATTTGTGCTTTTAAGTAGCGTACTTCTGGATTAGTGGGTGTTTCTGCAAGGGTACGATTGACATAATCCATTGCCTTATCGAACTTTTTCAAATCCCGGTAGCCGATAGCCATACCGCGATTAGCCAAATACTTTGGTGCTGCACTTTTTTCTAATTGTTCAATCGCTTGAGATGGGTCGGAAAAGGGCAGATTGACCGCTAACATTAAATCCATGTATCCTTTTAGCAAGTTTAACTCTGGATCGTCGGGGGCGAGCTTTTTGGCTTCATCCAAATACTGGAAAACTTGCTGTAATTTATTCATAGCTCCCAACGCACCGTCTTTTTGAAAGCTATAGCTGCCCTGCAAAAAATGACCAACCGCTGTGTAAATATTACCGCGTAAGGGGTCAGTTCCACTAAGCTGTTGGGCGCTAGATAGCGTCTTGTCGGCATATGTTTTCAGGGAACTCATATCATTTTCTGTGAATGCTAAAGATGCCCGCATGGCATGAGCTAGGGGGTCATTAGCTTGAGCGGATTCGCCTTGTTGGAGGTAACGCTTGGCCTCTGGATAATTTCCC includes:
- a CDS encoding DUF1257 domain-containing protein — its product is MSHFSHIKTQIRNLNSLQAALTDLGIDWKSGAKTVRGYRGQTRTAELTIEQDNGYDIGFSWNGEEYELVSDMQFWQQAWSVDRFLNKVTQRYAYHTVLNETSRQGFQVAEQQKNEDGSIRLVLQRWSA
- a CDS encoding ferredoxin, which translates into the protein MSEFSPTPDRSGLEPELGGIWRDAPERSGFEPELGGALRQKGVYVDEVTCIGCKHCAHVARNTFYIEPDYGRSRVVRQDGDSEDIIQEAIDTCPVDCIHWVDYTEVKKLEEERQYQVIPVPGYPIDYAVVATQRRRLKQKKRGKQI
- a CDS encoding YiaA/YiaB family inner membrane protein, with protein sequence MHQIGNQKDSNAWVAQTWAAFILSISMTTVGILNLPADVWIKGFMGMGLAFSVGSTFTLAKTTRDLHESRRITARIDEAKVEQILSQHHPLK
- a CDS encoding NUDIX hydrolase, whose amino-acid sequence is MHKQGEIRVLALGIIQDGDRIFISQGYDPVKQKTFYRAMGGGVDFGETSLQALKREFQEEIQAELTNIKYLGCQENLFVFNGKQGHEILQIFKCDFVDQKFYQLESLTFAEGERKKTALWVNIERFKSGELLLVPEQFLDFIT
- a CDS encoding DUF3531 family protein — protein: MQVQFREFDPFDLWIWLEFGNVPSQREQQYVEEVFNSWFFLGKLGGFNAENLQVQEEGLELSYMEYDQDLASESLISLMHNMGEFEYEGSWGRCWFDLGTSDAIALDILINSLTQLTKEYIGIERLIIGGQNEDWPVEDSNNRSKFVYDN
- a CDS encoding Sll0314/Alr1548 family TPR repeat-containing protein; the protein is MCINFAKFSIVRQKIIPELGNQQLRQTLIKPTALLRIEMMSRARISAVIASAITVTISLWPNLILAKDPFRASSPRNIDNNTEAAFKAIFEQGNYPEAKRYLQQGESAQANDPLAHAMRASLAFTENDMSSLKTYADKTLSSAQQLSGTDPLRGNIYTAVGHFLQGSYSFQKDGALGAMNKLQQVFQYLDEAKKLAPDDPELNLLKGYMDLMLAVNLPFSDPSQAIEQLEKSAAPKYLANRGMAIGYRDLKKFDKAMDYVNRTLAETPTNPEVRYLKAQILVAQGEKEKNPSLYNNANTDFDAALAKPEQLPKSMVAQIFYERCRNQRRIDNKNRDCRGLRDKIRQEAGSWGPTKLPPLD